Proteins encoded together in one Triticum dicoccoides isolate Atlit2015 ecotype Zavitan chromosome 7B, WEW_v2.0, whole genome shotgun sequence window:
- the LOC119337631 gene encoding uncharacterized protein At2g39795, mitochondrial-like, whose amino-acid sequence MSSASLAARLLRRAASSSRLSTLSRRCAHSSAMSRAPVSPARFHPAAAAAAASPSGTTARRFLSSQSPASSSKISPDENLRRVIDSEIECVVESEEGSAQQIDPPEDFPFEIIDNPGDQSIVLKRELAGETIKATVYTNFDTEEDLNNEDSDAENDDDSFKPALQMVVTVEKPGNAVLEFECNFNDDELAIENMRLLNRDAISTENAYEGPQFSDLDESLQKSFHRYLEVRGIKHSLHDWLHEYMMSKDEKEYVVWLKNMREFIEK is encoded by the exons ATGTCGTCGGCGTCCCTCGCCGCCAGGCTCCTCCGCCGCGCCGCCTCTTCGTCGCGGCTCTCCACCCTATCCCGACGCTGCGCCCACTCCTCCGCGATGTCCCGCGCGCCCGTTTCGCCTGCCCGtttccaccccgccgccgccgccgccgccgcctccccttcaGGGACCACTGCCCGCCGCTTCCTCTCGTCGCAGTCCCCGGCGTCTTCCTCCAAGATCTCCCCGGACGAGAACCTGAGGCGGGTCATCGACTCTGAGATCGAGTGCGTCGTCGAATCGGAGGAGGGCTCCGCGCAG CAAATTGATCCACCAGAAGACTTCCCCTTTGAGATAATTGATAACCCTGGTGATCAGTCCATCGTTCTCAAAAGAGAGCTTGCAGGAGAGACTATTAAAGCTACTGTATACACAAATTTTGATACTGAGGAAGATTTGAACAATGAGGATTCTGATGCTGAGAATGATGATGACTCATTTAAGCCAGCACTTCAGATGGTTGTCACTGTTGAGAAACCAGGAAACGCAGTCCTGGAATTTGAGTGCAACTTTAATGATGATGAACTGGCAATTGAAAATATGAGGTTGCTGAATCGCGATGCCATCTCTACTGAGAATGCATATGAGGGGCCACAATTCTC TGATCTGGACGAGAGCTTGCAGAAGTCCTTTCACAGGTATCTTGAGGTGAGGGGGATCAAGCACTCGCTGCATGACTGGCTGCACGAGTACATGATGAGCAAGGATGAGAAGGAGTACGTGGTTTGGTTGAAGAACATGAGAGAGTTCATCGAGAAATGA